The Etheostoma spectabile isolate EspeVRDwgs_2016 chromosome 24, UIUC_Espe_1.0, whole genome shotgun sequence genome contains a region encoding:
- the LOC116673979 gene encoding glucagon-1, producing MKSIHSLAGIFLVLGFVQSSWQVPLQEADDRLSFEADDTLVDEPRELSNMKRHSEGTFSNDYSKYLEDMKVQDFVRWLMNNKRSGAEEKRHADGTFTSDVSAYLKDQAIKDFVNRLKSGQVRRESETDRRGEAFSKRHVDGSFTSDVNKVLDSMAAKEYLLWVMTSKPSGWSKKRQQDQ from the exons ATGAAAAGCATCCACTCCCTGGCTGGTATCTTTCTGGTTCTTGGCTTTGTCCAGAGCAGCTGGCAGGTTCCTCTGCAGGAGGCTGATGATCGCTTAAG CTTTGAGGCAGACGACACGTTAGTGGATGAGCCAAGGGAGCTGTCGAACATGAAGAGACATTCGGAGGGAACTTTCTCAAACGACTACAGCAAATACCTGGAGGACATGAAGGTGCAGGACTTTGTTCGGTGGCTGATGAACAACAAAAGGAGCGG tgCTGAAGAAAAGCGCCACGCAGATGGGACCTTCACCAGCGACGTGAGCGCTTATCTCAAGGATCAGGCAATCAAAGACTTTGTTAACCGGCTCAAGTCTGGACAAGTCAGAAGAGA ATCTGAAACGGACAGGCGCGGTGAGGCGTTCAGCAAGAGGCATGTAGATGGGAGCTTCACCAGTGATGTGAACAAGGTGCTGGACTCGATGGCTGCCAAGGAATATTTACTCTGGGTCATGACCTCCAAGCCTTCAGGGTGGAG TAAGAAAAGACAGCAGGACCAATAA